TTCTAGATCTgcgagaaaatacttaaattatccaAGCACTGATCACTTGTAATATGGCTTGTAGTTTGTTTTTCAAACATATGACGTCACGCGATCAGAATTGACGTAAAGTGCTGTTTTCgcggcaattttaaataaattacgtttttctcgtttttaaatactccaaaagatttatttatttaaaataatatttttatggatatataaataaataaagattatttttaaacacaatctgAAAAGTTGTCCGGTACCCTGAAAGACAGGTTTTCAGAAAATAATtggaaataattaacaaatagtacttacttatatacaaatatataaatatatgtaggtacctaacttAAATTGATGATTACAAagtaactatatttattttaatataatttttaaataacaagaaATACTTACATTTCTATGTAACTTtgctaaattaattaatatctaaATGCTTTATCTTTTTGCCTATAACAGGTACGGaatggtaggtatatatttgcGATTTAATAAGCTTATTTCTAATTTGTTTTAGGTACCACCTATGCAATAAATctacttacaaataaaacaagttgATTTAATGTAGTATAAGTAAGAGAATTTTGTACGACAACACTACAGCACCATTGCCGACTTgggttttaattttgaagtcaaaaaataaacctaCTAGGTTTAAATGTCTTCTAAACAAAATGTACGAAAGGTTCAAAGTAAGTATCTTATAGGTGCCTATGATGTTAAAACTTATAATCTAATGTATTCTAAAGTTCGGTAGTGAGCTCGTCCTGTGGTTGCCTGGTCATTTCAAACAGCTCATCCTCGAGCCACACGCTTTCTCTTCTTACAATCGGCCTTCTCTCCCAAGGGTCAGTGAGTACAATAGTTTCTCTCTGCCTTTCCCTTTCTCTCTCTATGTGGGAGTAACTTGGAGGTCTCATGTCGCTCCATTCGCACTGGCTTTCAGATTCTTTATCTAGATTACTATCGTAAGAAGTAGGCGAGTATGAGGGAGGTTTGAATGTGGAAAATGACTGCTGAGTCGTTTCAGAGTCAGAGCCTTGACTCGGTGGGGAGTTGAGAAAGTTGACGAGTTGTCCCTCTTGTTGTTGGGTGAGATCCATGCGGCTGTATCTTTTCAAAAtcctgtaataaaaatatatttcatacataaagagttttctttctttattgtcAAGGAAGTAACCAACGCAAAGATAAGATTGTGTCCTCTATCcgtctttatttaatttattattaatttctgtGATTTTGGCACTTTTCTTTTCTCACATTTTCTAAATGTACTAAATAATCAGACAACGTACTGCTgcgtaagtacttacttaaccGAAACCCCTAATATTTTATGGAGTCGAATCTTCAAATGTACAtaagatttctttattttcagttcttttaaaatactttttaaggGCCTTGGTCTAGCTAATTTATAATTAGGGTAACTTTATTGATACTTTCTTGTGTCAATGTACACTTAGTAAAAtagttgttaaataaattaatgaacaaTGGCGTGGTTACCTTTCAGCCCAGCTGGCGAGGCGCGGCCATTCATCTGGAACTACAGGCACTTGCTGCTTGTTCAGCAGGATAAGGAGCTTCGCCAGGTCGCTGAGCACGCAACTGGAAATTtagaacattatttttatttttccaaagAAGTTTAAgttagaaaattattataacacaCACGAAACTCTATTGAATAAGGGTTTGTCTTTGACCACATTTTCTTATGTTCTCTCTCAATCTTTCAAGACATCAAGAATGCCTTATCGACGTTCGTGATTATGcaaaaacttatattataaacatcgTAGCAAGTGTATATTGTTTTCTGCAAATCCCCATGGCAACAGGCATTCCAATTTTATTGTAGTGTTATTACAATTCACGTTTATCAACACAGCATTTAACCAAAATTTGGATGATTCGCTAACAATATTAGTAATGATGACTGCATTCGATATTTGGTAATAACTACGTCGGGCAGTCATGATTTTGCCTGTTTAGTGTTGTGCCTGTGTACTAATTAATTAGCTTTATTTATCGTGGTTTACGTAGGTTTGATTGATTATTGACAAACGTTAactaattatttgaattattttagtCTAAGAATTCATAAGAAAAGTTTACCTGTAAGCCATAGCAGCGTCGTTGTTGCCTAGTTGGTATAGCTCTCGTACCTGGTTCCGAGTGTGATTTAGTATCGCTAGCAGTGTGTAGGCGTGAGGCTGCAACATTGAGAAATTTGTGGcaattaaaatgattaatgATATCTAAAAACCAA
The Amyelois transitella isolate CPQ chromosome 12, ilAmyTran1.1, whole genome shotgun sequence DNA segment above includes these coding regions:
- the LOC106142389 gene encoding uncharacterized protein LOC106142389; the protein is MEAMTRAALVALALLVLANSTRAQLRPADAPPALNDTRCGSECVRCAADGCVKCARLLVWPGGTCVHDCPSGTRESWAHDDHLMGRVCYPAHTYNEILVGGACGAVACLALVAAGAAYACCRNKSRAQAQPLPQRTHHDDDTRLREFHKQLDCLRPHAYTLLAILNHTRNQVRELYQLGNNDAAMAYSCVLSDLAKLLILLNKQQVPVVPDEWPRLASWAERILKRYSRMDLTQQQEGQLVNFLNSPPSQGSDSETTQQSFSTFKPPSYSPTSYDSNLDKESESQCEWSDMRPPSYSHIERERERQRETIVLTDPWERRPIVRRESVWLEDELFEMTRQPQDELTTEL